A stretch of the Medicago truncatula cultivar Jemalong A17 chromosome 5, MtrunA17r5.0-ANR, whole genome shotgun sequence genome encodes the following:
- the LOC120580469 gene encoding acetyl-coenzyme A carboxylase carboxyl transferase subunit beta, chloroplastic: MEKWWFNSMMFNRGLEYRCGLSKSIDSFGPIENNSVNEDPSILTDMDNIILIDMDNTIHVDVRVVKTIVRILVIDMNIPNLLSDKTFLVSDSNSYFIYDWNNIINSCIEGYMLSEIGIDSSIIHNIIENNNENNPQEEDKNEKLHKSSYRFDYRFDYRFDVRFEVRFETDSDKEKDSGNDDDKLQKASDILEPVNYSAENYSDSDNDSDDNDPDDDYDTLQKGTDTLEPENDNDTDDYDKIQRAHYILEPENDSDTEPDDEPDYEPDDEPDDEPDDEPDDEPDYEPDDEPDDEPDDDDKLQKASDILGSENPSDSEKVQNSSEIESTGIMENPSDSEKVQNSSEIESTGIMENPSDSEKVQNSSEIESTGIIRKDFSHLWVACDSCYGNNYKRFFKSKMNICEYCGCHLKMSSSDRIELLIDPGTWNPMDEDMFPVDPIEFNSEDEPSENGLEDEDEPSENSLEDEDEPSENDDYQNRLDSYQDRTGLLDAVQTGTGQVNGIPVAIGIMDFEFMGGSMGSVVGEKITRLIEYATNQRLPLIIVCASGGARMQEGSLSLMQMAKISASLYNYQINQKLFYVPILTSPTTGGVTASFGMLGDIILAEPDAYIAFAGKRVIEETLKIEVPEGIQSAEFLFEKGAFDSLVPRNYLKEF, encoded by the coding sequence ATGGAAAAGTGGTGGTTCAATTCAATGATGTTTAATAGGGGTTTAGAATACAGGTGTGGTTTAAGTAAATCAATAGACAGTTTTGGTCCTATTGAAAATAACAGTGTAAATGAAGACCCATCTATTTTAACTGATAtggataatattattttaattgatatgGATAATACTATTCATGTAGATGTCAGggttgtaaaaacaatagtgagaATTCTAGTTATAGACATGAACATACCGAATTTACTATCTGATAAAACTTTTTTAGTTAGCGATAGTAATAGTTATTTCATATATGATTGGAATAATATCATTAATAGTTGTATTGAAGGTTATATGCTTTCTGAAATCGGTATTGATAGTTCCATTATACATAATATCATTGAGAATAACAATGAGAATAATCCGCAGGAGgaggataaaaatgaaaaattacacaAGTCCAGTTATAGATTTGATTACAGATTTGATTACAGATTTGATGTTAGATTTGAAGTCAGATTTGAAACTGATAGTGATAAAGAAAAGGATAGTGGCAATGATGATGATAAGCTCCAAAAGGCTAGTGACATTTTAGAACCTGTAAATTACAGTGCTGAAAATTACAGTGATAGCGACAATGATAGCGACGATAATGATcctgatgatgattatgatacgCTCCAAAAGGGTACTGACACTTTAGAACCGGAAAATGACAATGATACTGATGATTATGATAAGATCCAAAGGGCTCATTACATTTTAGAACCGGAAAATGACAGTGATACTGAGCCTGATGATGAGCCTGATTATGAGCCTGATGATGAGCCTGATGATGAGCCTGATGATGAGCCTGATGATGAGCCTGATTATGAGCCTGATGATGAGCCTGATGATGAgcctgatgatgatgataagcTCCAAAAGGCTAGTGACATTTTAGGATCGGAAAATCCTAGTGATAGTGAGAAGGTCCAAAATAGTAGTGAAATCGAGAGTACTGGTATAATGGAAAATCCTAGTGATAGTGAGAAGGTCCAAAATAGTAGTGAAATCGAGAGTACTGGTATAATGGAAAATCCTAGTGATAGTGAGAAGGTCCAAAATAGTAGTGAAATCGAGAGTACTGGTATAATAAGAAAAGATTTTTCGCATTTGTGGGTTGCCTGCGACAGTTGTTATGGAAACAATTATAAGagattttttaaatcaaaaatgaatatttgtgaatacTGTGGATGTCATTTGAAAATGAGCAGTTCAGATCGAATCGAACTTTTGATTGATCCAGGTACTTGGAATCCTATGGATGAAGACATGTTCCCTGTGGATCCCATTGAATTTAATTCGGAAGACGAACCTTCTGAAAATGGTTTGGAAGACGAAGACGAACCTTCTGAAAATAGTTTGGAAGACGAAGACGAACCTTCTGAAAATGATGATTATCAAAATCGTCTTGATTCTTATCAAGACAGAACCGGATTACTGGATGCGGTTCAAACAGGCACAGGTCAAGTAAATGGTATTCCTGTAGCAATAGGTATtatggattttgagtttatggGAGGTAGTATGGGATCCGTAGTGGGTGAGAAAATCACTCGGTTGATTGAATATGCTACCAATCAACGTTTACCTCTTATTATAGTATGTGCGTCTGGAGGAGCGCGTATGCAAGAAGGAAGTTTGAGCTTAATGCAAATGGCTAAAATTTCTGCTTCTTTATATAATTATCAAATCAATCAAAAGTTATTCTATGTACCGATACTTACATCTCCTACTACTGGTGGGGTAACAGCTAGTTTTGGAATGTTGGGGGATATCATTCTTGCCGAACCCGATGCTTACATAGCATT